The Ranitomeya imitator isolate aRanImi1 chromosome 3, aRanImi1.pri, whole genome shotgun sequence genome has a window encoding:
- the CLTC gene encoding clathrin heavy chain 1 isoform X1, translating to MAQILPIRFQEHLQLQNLGINPANIGFSTLTMESDKFICIREKVGEQAQVVIIDLNDPNNPIRRPISADNAIMNPASKVIALKAGTAENASAQSGKTLQIFNIEMKSKMKAHTMTDDVTFWKWISLNTVALVTDNAVYHWSMEGESQPVKMFDRHSSLAGCQIINYRTDAKQKWLLLTGISAQQNRVVGAMQLYSVDRKVSQPIEGHAASFAQFKMEGNAEESTLFCFAVRGQAGGKLHIIEVGTPPTGNQPFPKKAVDVFFPPEAQNDFPVAMQISGKHDVVFLITKYGYIHLYDLETGTCIYMNRISGETIFVTAPHEATAGIIGVNRKGQVLSVCVEEENIIPYITNVLQNPDLALRMAVRNNLAGAEELFARKFNALFAQGNYSEAAKVAANAPKGILRTPETIRRFQSVPAQPGQTSPLLQYFGILLDQGQLNKYESLELCRPVLQQGRKQLLEKWLKEDKLECSEELGDLVKSVDPTLALSVYLRANVPNKVIQCFAETGQVQKIVLYAKKVGYTPDWIFLLRNVMRINPDQGQQFAQMLVQDEEPLADITQIVDVFMEYNLIQQCTAFLLDALKNNRPSEGPLQTRLLEMNLMHAPQVADAILGNQMFTHYDRAHIAQLCEKAGLLQRALEHFTDLYDIKRAVVHTHLLNPEWLVNYFGSLSVEDSLECLRAMLSANIRQNLQICVQVASKYHEQLSTQSLIELFESFKSFEGLFYFLGSIVNFSQDPDVHFKYIQAACKTGQIKEVERICRESNCYDPERVKNFLKEAKLTDQLPLIIVCDRFDFVHDLVLYLYRNNLQKYIEIYVQKVNPSRLPVVIGGLLDVDCSEDVIKSLILVVRGQFSTDELVAEVEKRNRLKLLLPWLESRIHEGCEEPATHNALAKIYIDSNNNPERFLRENPYYDSRVVGKYCEKRDPHLACVAYERGQCDLELINVCNENSLFKSLSRYLVRRKDPELWASVLLESNPFRRPLIDQVVQTALSETQDPEEVSVTVKAFMTADLPNELIELLEKIVLDNSVFSEHRNLQNLLILTAIKADRTRVMEYINRLDNYDAPDIANIAISNELYEEAFAIFRKFDVNTSAIQVLIEHIGNLDRAYEFAERCNEPAVWSQLAKAQLQKGMVKEAIDSYIKADDPSSYMEVVQAANASGNWEELVKYLQMARKKARESYVETELIFALAKTNRLTELEEFINGPNNAHIQQVGDRCYDEKMYDAAKLLYNNVSNFGRLASTLVHLGEYQAAVDGARKANSTRTWKEVCFACVDGKEFRLAQMCGLHIVVHADELEELINYYQDRGYFEELITMLEAALGLERAHMGMFTELAILYSKFKPQKMREHLELFWSRVNIPKVLRAAEQAHLWAELVFLYDKYEEYDNAIITMMSHPTDAWKEGQFKDIITKVANVELYYRAIQFYLEFKPLLLNDLLMVLSPRLDHTRAVNYFSKVKQLPLVKPYLRSVQNHNNKSVNEALNNLFITEEDYQALRTSIDAYDNFDNISLAQRLEKHELIEFRRIAAYLFKGNNRWKQSVELCKKDRLYKDAMQYSSESKDTELAEELLQWFLLEDKKECFAACLFTCYDLLRPDVVLETAWRHNIMDFAMPYFIQVMREYLSKVDKLDASESLRKEEEQATETQPIVYGQPQLMLTAGPSVPVPPQAAFGYGYTAPAYGQPQPGFGYSM from the exons caggcacagcagagaaTGCCTCAGCGCAGT CTGGGAAAACCCTCCAGATCTTTAACATTGAAATGAAAAGTAAGATGAAGGCTCACACCATGACCGACGACGTCACCTTCTGGAAGTGGATCTCGCTGAACACCGTGGCGCTAGTCACTGACAATGCTGTGTATCATTGGAGCATGGAGGGGGAGTCGCAGCCAGTAAAGATGTTTGATCGACACTCCAGCCTGGCAGGATGCCAGATCATTAACTACCGGACAGATGCTAAACAGAAGTGGCTGCTTCTTACCGGAATCTCTGCCCAG CAAAACCGTGTTGTTGGAGCCATGCAGCTGTACTCTGTGGACAGGAAAGTGTCGCAGCCTATCGAAGGCCATGCTGCCAGCTTTGCTCAGTTTAAAATGGAAGGGAATGCCGAAGAGTCAACGCTGTTCTGCTTCGCGGTTAGAGGCCAGGCTGGAGGAAAG TTACATATTATTGAAGTTGGTACCCCGCCCACTGGCAACCAGCCTTTTCCCAAGAAGGCAGTGGATGTTTTCTTCCCCCCAGAAGCCCAGAATGACTTTCCTGTCGCAATGCAG ATCAGTGGAAAACATGATGTTGTCTTCTTAATTACAAAGTATGGCTACATTCACCTCTATGACCTTGAAACTGGCACTTGCATTTACATGAACCGGATTAGTGGAGAGACCATATTTGTCACTGCACCACATGAAGCCACTGCTGGAATTATCGGAGTTAACAGAAAGGGCCAG GTTCTTTCCGTCTGCGTAGAAGAAGAAAATATTATACCATACATCACAAATGTCCTGCAGAACCCTGATCTAGCCCTGCGCATGGCTGTCCGCAACAATCTTGCTGGAGCAGAGGAACTATTTGCTCGCAAATTTAATGCTCTCTTCGCCCAAGGGAATTACTCAGAGGCAGCAAAGGTGGCTGCAAATGCACCAAAG GGTATTCTTCGTACTCCAGAAACCATAAGACGCTTTCAAAGTGTTCCTGCCCAACCTGGTCAGACCTCGCCATTGTTACAGTATTTCGGCATTCTCTTAGATCAGGGTCAGCTGAATAAATATGAGTCTCTGGAATTATGTAGACCTGTACTGCAGCAGGGTCGCAAGCAACTTCTTGAGAAGTGGCTCAAGGAGGACAAG CTGGAGTGTTCGGAGGAGCTGGGGGATCTTGTGAAGTCTGTAGACCCTACATTGGCCCTCAGTGTTTACTTGAGGGCTAATGTTCCTAACAAGGTTATTCAGTGTTTCGCAGAAACTGGTCAAGTTCAGAAGATTGTCCTGTATGCTAAAAAG GTTGGATACACCCCTGACTGGATCTTCTTGCTGAGAAATGTCATGAGAATTAACCCAGATCAAGGCCAACAATTTGCTCAAATGTTGGTTCAGGATGAGGAGCCACTTGCTGATATTAcacag ATTGTGGATGTGTTTATGGAATACAACCTTATCCAGCAGTGCACCGCTTTCCTACTGGATGCGCTAAAGAACAACCGTCCTAGCGAAGGTCCATTGCAAACACGCTTGCTTGAGATGAACCTAATGCATGCTCCTCAG GTTGCAGATGCAATTTTGGGTAACCAGATGTTTACACACTATGATCGTGCTCACATTGCCCAGCTTTGTGAGAAAGCTGGTCTGCTGCAGAGAGCTCTAGAGCACTTCACAGATCTATATGACATTAAGAGAGCAGTTGTCCACACTCATCTTCTCAATCCAGAG TGGCTTGTTAATTATTTTGGCTCTCTGTCCGTTGAAGACTCCCTTGAATGCTTACGTGCAATGCTTTCTGCAAACATTCGGCAAAACCTGCAGATATGCGTCCAAGTAGCCTCCAAATATCATGAGCAGCTTTCTACACAGTCTCTCATTGAACTTTTTGAATCATTCAAGAGTTTTGAAG GCCTGTTTTATTTCCTGGGTTCCATTGTTAACTTCAGCCAAGATCCTGATGTTCACTTCAAGTACATTCAGGCGGCTTGCAAAACCGGCCAGATAAAAGAAGTTGAGAGAATTTGCCGAGAGAGTAACTGTTATGACCCAGAGCGTGTGAAAAACTTCCTCAAG GAAGCGAAACTTACAGACCAGCTGCCACTCATAATTGTATGTGACCGCTTTGACTTTGTCCATGATCTTGTCCTGTATCTGTACAGAAATAATCTGCAGAAGTATATTGAAATCTATGTACAAAAG GTTAATCCTAGCCGATTGCCTGTGGTTATTGGTGGCTTGCTTGATGTGGATTGCTCTGAGGATGTGATCAAGAGCCTCATCCTTGTGGTGAGGGGTCAGTTCTCCACTGATGAGCTTGTTGCTGAAGTTGAAAAAAGGAACCG gTTAAAGTTGCTTCTGCCATGGTTGGAGTCTAGGATCCATGAGGGCTGTGAAGAGCCAGCCACACACAATGCTTTGGCAAAGATTTACATTGACAGTAATAATAACCCGGAGCGGTTCCTTCGTGAAAATCCATATTACGACAGCCGTGTTGTTGGAAAGTATTGTGAAAAGAGAGATCCCCATCTGGCATGTGTGGCATACGAGAGGGGACAGTGTGACTTGGAGCTCATCAAT gtttgCAATGAAAATTCACTCTTCAAAAGCCTATCAAGGTATTTGGTACGCCGAAAAGACCCTGAACTGTGGGCCAGTGTGCTGCTGGAAAGCAATCCGTTCAGAAGACCTCTTATTGATCAG GTTGTGCAAACAGCATTGTCAGAAACTCAAGATCCTGAGGAAGTGTCTGTTACTGTAAAAGCCTTCATGACCGCAGACCTTCCTAATGAGCTCATTGAGCTATTGGAGAAGATTGTTTTGGATAATTCCGTATTCAGTGAACACAG AAATCTACAGAACTTACTGATCCTAACTGCTATTAAAGCTGATCGTACCAGGGTTATGGAATATATAAATCGGCTGGATAATTATGATGCTCCAGATATTGCAAACATTGCCATCAGTAATGAGCTCTACGAGGAAGCCTTTGCCATTTTCAGAAAATTTGATGTGAACACTTCGGCCATACAG GTTTTGATTGAGCACATTGGAAATTTGGACCGTGCTTATGAATTTGCGGAGCGCTGCAACGAGCCAGCCGTTTGGAGCCAACTGGCAAAGGCTCAGCTTCAGAAAGGAATGGTcaaagaagcaattgactcctacATTAAAGCAGATGATCCTTCTTCTTACATGGAAGTCGTACAGGCTGCCAACGCTAGTG GGAATTGGGAAGAACTTGTTAAATACCTGCAGATGGCCCGCAAGAAAGCAAGGGAATCCTATGTAGAAACAGAGCTCATCTTTGCTCTTGCTAAAACCAACCGTCTCACAGAACTTGAAGAATTTATTAATGGACCAAACAATGCTCATATTCAACAA GTTGGTGATCGATGCTATGATGAGAAAATGTATGATGCTGCTAAGCTTCTCTACAATAATGTCTCAAATTTTGGCCGGTTGGCATCCACATTGGTTCATCTGGGAGAATATCAAGCTGCTGTGGATGGAGCACggaaggcaaacagcactcgcacatgGAAGGAG gTCTGCTTTGCTTGTGTTGATGGTAAGGAATTCCGCCTTGCCCAAATGTGTGGTCTTCACATTGTGGTACACGCTGATGAACTGGAGGAGCTAATTAACTACTATCAG gaCCGTGGTTATTTTGAAGAGCTCATCACCATGCTTGAAGCGGCTCTGGGTCTGGAGAGGGCACATATGGGCATGTTCACTGAGCTTGCCATTCTGTATTCTAAATTCAAGCCACAAAAAATGAGAGAGCACTTGGAACTTTTCTGGTCCAGAGTCAACATTCCCAAG GTACTCAGAGCAGCTGAGCAAGCTCACCTTTGGGCAGAGTTGGTGTTCCTTTATGATAAATACGAAGAGTATGATAATGCCATCATCACAATGATGAGCCACCCTACAGACGCATGGAAGGAAGGACAATTCAAAGATATTATCACCAAG gtggccAATGTGGAGTTGTATTACAGAGCAATACAGTTCTATTTGGAGTTCAAGCCACTATTACTGAATGATCTCTTGATGGTATTATCTCCAAGACTAGACCATACACGCGCTGTCAACTACTTTAGCAAG gTGAAGCAGCTCCCTCTTGTAAAACCATACCTCCGCTCCGTGCAGAATCATAACAATAAATCCGTTAATGAGGCTCTTAACAACCTTTTCATAACAGAGGAGGACTACCAG GCACTTCGTACATCTATAGATGCATATGACAACTTTGACAACATATCCCTTGCTCAACGTTTGGAGAAGCACGAGCTTATTGAATTTAGGAGGATTGCTGCGTACCTATTCAAGGGTAATAACCGCTGGAAGCAGAGTGTAGAGCTCTGCAAGAAAGACCGACTCTATAAG GATGCTATGCAGTATTCGTCTGAATCCAAAGACACAGAACTCGCAGAGGAACTTTTGCAGTGGTTCTTGTTGGAAGACAAGAAGGAGTGCTTTGCAGCTTGTCTCTTCACATGTTATGACCTGCTGCGGCCAGACGTGGTCCTGGAAACTGCATGGAGGCACAATATTATGGACTTTGCCATGCCCTACTTCATTCAGGTCATGAGGGAATACTTAAGCAAG
- the CLTC gene encoding clathrin heavy chain 1 isoform X2, whose amino-acid sequence MAQILPIRFQEHLQLQNLGINPANIGFSTLTMESDKFICIREKVGEQAQVVIIDLNDPNNPIRRPISADNAIMNPASKVIALKGTAENASAQSGKTLQIFNIEMKSKMKAHTMTDDVTFWKWISLNTVALVTDNAVYHWSMEGESQPVKMFDRHSSLAGCQIINYRTDAKQKWLLLTGISAQQNRVVGAMQLYSVDRKVSQPIEGHAASFAQFKMEGNAEESTLFCFAVRGQAGGKLHIIEVGTPPTGNQPFPKKAVDVFFPPEAQNDFPVAMQISGKHDVVFLITKYGYIHLYDLETGTCIYMNRISGETIFVTAPHEATAGIIGVNRKGQVLSVCVEEENIIPYITNVLQNPDLALRMAVRNNLAGAEELFARKFNALFAQGNYSEAAKVAANAPKGILRTPETIRRFQSVPAQPGQTSPLLQYFGILLDQGQLNKYESLELCRPVLQQGRKQLLEKWLKEDKLECSEELGDLVKSVDPTLALSVYLRANVPNKVIQCFAETGQVQKIVLYAKKVGYTPDWIFLLRNVMRINPDQGQQFAQMLVQDEEPLADITQIVDVFMEYNLIQQCTAFLLDALKNNRPSEGPLQTRLLEMNLMHAPQVADAILGNQMFTHYDRAHIAQLCEKAGLLQRALEHFTDLYDIKRAVVHTHLLNPEWLVNYFGSLSVEDSLECLRAMLSANIRQNLQICVQVASKYHEQLSTQSLIELFESFKSFEGLFYFLGSIVNFSQDPDVHFKYIQAACKTGQIKEVERICRESNCYDPERVKNFLKEAKLTDQLPLIIVCDRFDFVHDLVLYLYRNNLQKYIEIYVQKVNPSRLPVVIGGLLDVDCSEDVIKSLILVVRGQFSTDELVAEVEKRNRLKLLLPWLESRIHEGCEEPATHNALAKIYIDSNNNPERFLRENPYYDSRVVGKYCEKRDPHLACVAYERGQCDLELINVCNENSLFKSLSRYLVRRKDPELWASVLLESNPFRRPLIDQVVQTALSETQDPEEVSVTVKAFMTADLPNELIELLEKIVLDNSVFSEHRNLQNLLILTAIKADRTRVMEYINRLDNYDAPDIANIAISNELYEEAFAIFRKFDVNTSAIQVLIEHIGNLDRAYEFAERCNEPAVWSQLAKAQLQKGMVKEAIDSYIKADDPSSYMEVVQAANASGNWEELVKYLQMARKKARESYVETELIFALAKTNRLTELEEFINGPNNAHIQQVGDRCYDEKMYDAAKLLYNNVSNFGRLASTLVHLGEYQAAVDGARKANSTRTWKEVCFACVDGKEFRLAQMCGLHIVVHADELEELINYYQDRGYFEELITMLEAALGLERAHMGMFTELAILYSKFKPQKMREHLELFWSRVNIPKVLRAAEQAHLWAELVFLYDKYEEYDNAIITMMSHPTDAWKEGQFKDIITKVANVELYYRAIQFYLEFKPLLLNDLLMVLSPRLDHTRAVNYFSKVKQLPLVKPYLRSVQNHNNKSVNEALNNLFITEEDYQALRTSIDAYDNFDNISLAQRLEKHELIEFRRIAAYLFKGNNRWKQSVELCKKDRLYKDAMQYSSESKDTELAEELLQWFLLEDKKECFAACLFTCYDLLRPDVVLETAWRHNIMDFAMPYFIQVMREYLSKVDKLDASESLRKEEEQATETQPIVYGQPQLMLTAGPSVPVPPQAAFGYGYTAPAYGQPQPGFGYSM is encoded by the exons gcacagcagagaaTGCCTCAGCGCAGT CTGGGAAAACCCTCCAGATCTTTAACATTGAAATGAAAAGTAAGATGAAGGCTCACACCATGACCGACGACGTCACCTTCTGGAAGTGGATCTCGCTGAACACCGTGGCGCTAGTCACTGACAATGCTGTGTATCATTGGAGCATGGAGGGGGAGTCGCAGCCAGTAAAGATGTTTGATCGACACTCCAGCCTGGCAGGATGCCAGATCATTAACTACCGGACAGATGCTAAACAGAAGTGGCTGCTTCTTACCGGAATCTCTGCCCAG CAAAACCGTGTTGTTGGAGCCATGCAGCTGTACTCTGTGGACAGGAAAGTGTCGCAGCCTATCGAAGGCCATGCTGCCAGCTTTGCTCAGTTTAAAATGGAAGGGAATGCCGAAGAGTCAACGCTGTTCTGCTTCGCGGTTAGAGGCCAGGCTGGAGGAAAG TTACATATTATTGAAGTTGGTACCCCGCCCACTGGCAACCAGCCTTTTCCCAAGAAGGCAGTGGATGTTTTCTTCCCCCCAGAAGCCCAGAATGACTTTCCTGTCGCAATGCAG ATCAGTGGAAAACATGATGTTGTCTTCTTAATTACAAAGTATGGCTACATTCACCTCTATGACCTTGAAACTGGCACTTGCATTTACATGAACCGGATTAGTGGAGAGACCATATTTGTCACTGCACCACATGAAGCCACTGCTGGAATTATCGGAGTTAACAGAAAGGGCCAG GTTCTTTCCGTCTGCGTAGAAGAAGAAAATATTATACCATACATCACAAATGTCCTGCAGAACCCTGATCTAGCCCTGCGCATGGCTGTCCGCAACAATCTTGCTGGAGCAGAGGAACTATTTGCTCGCAAATTTAATGCTCTCTTCGCCCAAGGGAATTACTCAGAGGCAGCAAAGGTGGCTGCAAATGCACCAAAG GGTATTCTTCGTACTCCAGAAACCATAAGACGCTTTCAAAGTGTTCCTGCCCAACCTGGTCAGACCTCGCCATTGTTACAGTATTTCGGCATTCTCTTAGATCAGGGTCAGCTGAATAAATATGAGTCTCTGGAATTATGTAGACCTGTACTGCAGCAGGGTCGCAAGCAACTTCTTGAGAAGTGGCTCAAGGAGGACAAG CTGGAGTGTTCGGAGGAGCTGGGGGATCTTGTGAAGTCTGTAGACCCTACATTGGCCCTCAGTGTTTACTTGAGGGCTAATGTTCCTAACAAGGTTATTCAGTGTTTCGCAGAAACTGGTCAAGTTCAGAAGATTGTCCTGTATGCTAAAAAG GTTGGATACACCCCTGACTGGATCTTCTTGCTGAGAAATGTCATGAGAATTAACCCAGATCAAGGCCAACAATTTGCTCAAATGTTGGTTCAGGATGAGGAGCCACTTGCTGATATTAcacag ATTGTGGATGTGTTTATGGAATACAACCTTATCCAGCAGTGCACCGCTTTCCTACTGGATGCGCTAAAGAACAACCGTCCTAGCGAAGGTCCATTGCAAACACGCTTGCTTGAGATGAACCTAATGCATGCTCCTCAG GTTGCAGATGCAATTTTGGGTAACCAGATGTTTACACACTATGATCGTGCTCACATTGCCCAGCTTTGTGAGAAAGCTGGTCTGCTGCAGAGAGCTCTAGAGCACTTCACAGATCTATATGACATTAAGAGAGCAGTTGTCCACACTCATCTTCTCAATCCAGAG TGGCTTGTTAATTATTTTGGCTCTCTGTCCGTTGAAGACTCCCTTGAATGCTTACGTGCAATGCTTTCTGCAAACATTCGGCAAAACCTGCAGATATGCGTCCAAGTAGCCTCCAAATATCATGAGCAGCTTTCTACACAGTCTCTCATTGAACTTTTTGAATCATTCAAGAGTTTTGAAG GCCTGTTTTATTTCCTGGGTTCCATTGTTAACTTCAGCCAAGATCCTGATGTTCACTTCAAGTACATTCAGGCGGCTTGCAAAACCGGCCAGATAAAAGAAGTTGAGAGAATTTGCCGAGAGAGTAACTGTTATGACCCAGAGCGTGTGAAAAACTTCCTCAAG GAAGCGAAACTTACAGACCAGCTGCCACTCATAATTGTATGTGACCGCTTTGACTTTGTCCATGATCTTGTCCTGTATCTGTACAGAAATAATCTGCAGAAGTATATTGAAATCTATGTACAAAAG GTTAATCCTAGCCGATTGCCTGTGGTTATTGGTGGCTTGCTTGATGTGGATTGCTCTGAGGATGTGATCAAGAGCCTCATCCTTGTGGTGAGGGGTCAGTTCTCCACTGATGAGCTTGTTGCTGAAGTTGAAAAAAGGAACCG gTTAAAGTTGCTTCTGCCATGGTTGGAGTCTAGGATCCATGAGGGCTGTGAAGAGCCAGCCACACACAATGCTTTGGCAAAGATTTACATTGACAGTAATAATAACCCGGAGCGGTTCCTTCGTGAAAATCCATATTACGACAGCCGTGTTGTTGGAAAGTATTGTGAAAAGAGAGATCCCCATCTGGCATGTGTGGCATACGAGAGGGGACAGTGTGACTTGGAGCTCATCAAT gtttgCAATGAAAATTCACTCTTCAAAAGCCTATCAAGGTATTTGGTACGCCGAAAAGACCCTGAACTGTGGGCCAGTGTGCTGCTGGAAAGCAATCCGTTCAGAAGACCTCTTATTGATCAG GTTGTGCAAACAGCATTGTCAGAAACTCAAGATCCTGAGGAAGTGTCTGTTACTGTAAAAGCCTTCATGACCGCAGACCTTCCTAATGAGCTCATTGAGCTATTGGAGAAGATTGTTTTGGATAATTCCGTATTCAGTGAACACAG AAATCTACAGAACTTACTGATCCTAACTGCTATTAAAGCTGATCGTACCAGGGTTATGGAATATATAAATCGGCTGGATAATTATGATGCTCCAGATATTGCAAACATTGCCATCAGTAATGAGCTCTACGAGGAAGCCTTTGCCATTTTCAGAAAATTTGATGTGAACACTTCGGCCATACAG GTTTTGATTGAGCACATTGGAAATTTGGACCGTGCTTATGAATTTGCGGAGCGCTGCAACGAGCCAGCCGTTTGGAGCCAACTGGCAAAGGCTCAGCTTCAGAAAGGAATGGTcaaagaagcaattgactcctacATTAAAGCAGATGATCCTTCTTCTTACATGGAAGTCGTACAGGCTGCCAACGCTAGTG GGAATTGGGAAGAACTTGTTAAATACCTGCAGATGGCCCGCAAGAAAGCAAGGGAATCCTATGTAGAAACAGAGCTCATCTTTGCTCTTGCTAAAACCAACCGTCTCACAGAACTTGAAGAATTTATTAATGGACCAAACAATGCTCATATTCAACAA GTTGGTGATCGATGCTATGATGAGAAAATGTATGATGCTGCTAAGCTTCTCTACAATAATGTCTCAAATTTTGGCCGGTTGGCATCCACATTGGTTCATCTGGGAGAATATCAAGCTGCTGTGGATGGAGCACggaaggcaaacagcactcgcacatgGAAGGAG gTCTGCTTTGCTTGTGTTGATGGTAAGGAATTCCGCCTTGCCCAAATGTGTGGTCTTCACATTGTGGTACACGCTGATGAACTGGAGGAGCTAATTAACTACTATCAG gaCCGTGGTTATTTTGAAGAGCTCATCACCATGCTTGAAGCGGCTCTGGGTCTGGAGAGGGCACATATGGGCATGTTCACTGAGCTTGCCATTCTGTATTCTAAATTCAAGCCACAAAAAATGAGAGAGCACTTGGAACTTTTCTGGTCCAGAGTCAACATTCCCAAG GTACTCAGAGCAGCTGAGCAAGCTCACCTTTGGGCAGAGTTGGTGTTCCTTTATGATAAATACGAAGAGTATGATAATGCCATCATCACAATGATGAGCCACCCTACAGACGCATGGAAGGAAGGACAATTCAAAGATATTATCACCAAG gtggccAATGTGGAGTTGTATTACAGAGCAATACAGTTCTATTTGGAGTTCAAGCCACTATTACTGAATGATCTCTTGATGGTATTATCTCCAAGACTAGACCATACACGCGCTGTCAACTACTTTAGCAAG gTGAAGCAGCTCCCTCTTGTAAAACCATACCTCCGCTCCGTGCAGAATCATAACAATAAATCCGTTAATGAGGCTCTTAACAACCTTTTCATAACAGAGGAGGACTACCAG GCACTTCGTACATCTATAGATGCATATGACAACTTTGACAACATATCCCTTGCTCAACGTTTGGAGAAGCACGAGCTTATTGAATTTAGGAGGATTGCTGCGTACCTATTCAAGGGTAATAACCGCTGGAAGCAGAGTGTAGAGCTCTGCAAGAAAGACCGACTCTATAAG GATGCTATGCAGTATTCGTCTGAATCCAAAGACACAGAACTCGCAGAGGAACTTTTGCAGTGGTTCTTGTTGGAAGACAAGAAGGAGTGCTTTGCAGCTTGTCTCTTCACATGTTATGACCTGCTGCGGCCAGACGTGGTCCTGGAAACTGCATGGAGGCACAATATTATGGACTTTGCCATGCCCTACTTCATTCAGGTCATGAGGGAATACTTAAGCAAG